A region from the Gossypium hirsutum isolate 1008001.06 chromosome A08, Gossypium_hirsutum_v2.1, whole genome shotgun sequence genome encodes:
- the LOC107919937 gene encoding calmodulin-interacting protein 111 isoform X2, with protein MPSKSKKQSKTPSRQSNSDLSASPRTLSVTSLDSEVSEEDLRCSIDEVSKQYPSLIGKSAFIGRVNYVDSETRSCKIWLSESSMVASYLAPGSLVSVSLSALKNKHSNGCPLSSVTDEYTLPFGVGSANETTKEVGNYFALATVFPSCKVLKNGVRLSSSLSYTLGSPSSGSIVFVYPIQSEFQTGLINESEKGHNPNSNCLSLNSCQQLHLELTSKNTVNTSYDIQSKMEFSTGRSHDRFENGITSSPKTPLYQSKLSSLHSAQVDSPFCESSASNISKPNGLCVDSFDVKEILRDESSKKLLETCATSWLYSRNLLRGNIVAIPILSELCIFRVIGAGISNKDLTNGSHHSLPPQTLEPMEHVNSAFVVDHKTEVYLQSSLDLSSETQAERSSPCVQNDSGNVKTIMEHDIPDLGGLSKEYATLKEIISSLVKNALSSFGLQTTKGVLIHGPPGTGKTSLARICVRDAGINLFCVNGPEIVSQYHGESEQELHKVFESAIQAAPSVVFIDELDAIAPARKEGGEQLSQRMVATLLNLMDGVSTTDGVLVIAATNRPDSIEPALRRPGRFDREFEIGVPSPKQRLDILRTLLRNMDHCISDMQVQQLAMATHGFVGADLASLCNEAALGCLRRYSKFRVSCHGLGSCEMPITYVGQSGNNMEGMEGGSDLRDISSSSSDSASSCKLPDSTEMVSQITANIQNGINNNSEGLSLVKENCLLSLVFEDFEKARMKVRPSAMREIILEVPKVNWEDVGGQREVKTQLMEAVEWPQKHQDAFKRIGTRPPTGVLMFGPPGCSKTLMARAVASEAGLNFLAVKGPELFSKWIGESEKAVRSLFAKARANAPSIIFFDEIDSLAVTRGKDNDGVSVSDRVMSQLLVELDGLHQRVDVTVIAATNRPDKIDPALLRPGRFDRLLYVGPPDENDREEIFRIHLSKSPCSSDVSLKELAHLTEGCTGADISLICREAAVIALEESLDAEELAVCHIKTAIRQARPSEIQLYQELSAKFERLVHSSSVEKKLGSQQCSTRFTGFTF; from the exons ATGCCTTCAAAGTCCAAGAAGCAATCGAAGACGCCTTCAAGGCAATCAAATTCCGACCTATCGGCTTCTCCACGGACACTTTCGGTGACTTCTCTTGATTCAGAAGTTAGTGAAGAAGATCTTAGGTGTTCCATTGATGAAGTTTCGAAGCAATATCCTTCTCTTATTGGAAAATCTGCTTTCATTGGACGAGTTAATTATGTTGATTCCGAAACTAGAAGCTGTAAAATTTGGTTGTCAGAGTCTTCTATGGTCGCTTCTTATCTCGCTCCTGGTTCATTAGTATCG GTCTCACTTTCTGCTTTGAAGAATAAACATTCAAATGGATGTCCTTTAAGTTCTGTAACAGATGAATATACTCTACCTTTTGGTGTTGGTTCGGCCAATGAAACTACAAAAGAAGTTGGAAACTACTTTGCACTTGCTACAGTTTTTCCATCTTGTAAG gTTTTGAAGAATGGAGTCAGATTGTCTTCAAGCCTTTCATATACACTGGGTTCTCCCTCTTCTGGCAGCATCGTGTTTGTTTACCCTATACAAAGTGAATTTCAAACTGGTCTTATAAATGAGAGTGAAAAGGGTCATAACCCAAATTCTAATTGCCTCTCATTGAATAGCTGCCAGCAATTGCATCTGGAACTGACTTCTAAGAATACAGTAAATACAAGCTATGATATACAATCTAAAATGGAATTCTCTACAGGGAGAAGTCATGATCGATTTGAGAATGGAATAACATCTTCCCCTAAGACGCCATTATATCAGTCAAAGCTGAGTTCACTTCATTCTGCTCAGGTAGATTCACCCTTTTGTGAAAGCTCTGCATCAAATATCTCCAAACCAAATGGTTTATGTGTTGATTCATTTGATGTTAAAGAGATTTTAAGGGATGAAAGTTCTAAGAAGCTACTAGAGACCTGTGCTACTTCATGGTTGTATTCACGAAATCTATTGCGTGGAAATATTGTGGCCATTCCAATTCTTTCGGAGCTTTGCATTTTCCGTGTGATAGGTGCTGGTATCAGTAACAAAGATTTGACAAATGGAAGTCATCATAGCTTGCCCCCACAAACTCTTGAACCAATGGAGCATGTGAATAGTGCTTTTGTTGTAGACCACAAGACTGAAGTATACTTACAGTCATCATTGGATTTGTCTTCTGAAACTCAAGCTGAAAGATCTTCACCGTGTGTGCAAAATGACTCTGGCAATGTGAAAACCATTATGGAGCATGATATTCCAGATTTGGGTGGCTTGTCTAAAGAATATGCAACATTGAAGGAAATCATTTCCTCATTGGTGAAGAATGCTTTGTCAAG ttttggtttacaAACTACAAAGGGGGTGCTTATTCATGGCCCACCTGGAACGGGAAAGACTTCTTTGGCACGGATATGTGTTCGTGATGCTGGTATTAACCTCTTCTGTGTTAATGGACCAGAGATTGTTAGTCAATATCATGGAGAAAGTGAGCAAGAATTACACAAAGTTTTTGAGTCAGCTATACAGGCTGCACCTTCCGTG GTTTTCATTGATGAGTTGGATGCCATAGCTCCTGCACGGAAAGAAGGAGGTGAACAACTATCCCAAAGAATGGTTGCTACTTTGTTGAATTTGATGGATGGGGTTAGTACAACTGATGGAGTACTTGTGATTGCTGCTACCAACAGGCCTGATAGCATTGAGCCTGCACTTAGACGACCTGGAAGATTTGACAGGGAATTTGAGATTG GTGTGCCATCTCCAAAGCAACGGCTAGATATACTACGTACTCTTCTTAGAAACATGGACCACTGCATTTCAGATATGCAAGTTCAGCAACTTGCCATGGCTACACATGGTTTTGTAGGTGCTGATCTAGCTTCCCTTTGTAATGAGGCAGCTCTAGGTTGTCTTAGGCGCTACTCTAAATTTAGAGTTTCTTGTCATGGTTTGGGATCCTGTGAAATGCCAATAACATATGTGGGCCAGTCAGGCAATAATATGGAAGGAATGGAAGGTGGAAGTGATTTAAGAGACATTTCATCTAGTTCTTCAGATTCTGCATCCTCTTGCAAATTGCCTGATTCTACTGAGATGGTCTCACAAATAACAGCTAACATCCAGAATGGCATTAACAATAATTCTGAAGGGCTGTCTTTGGTGAAAGAAAATTGCCTGCTAAGTTTGGTGTTTGAGGATTTTGAAAAGGCCAGGATGAAAGTGAGACCTAGTGCCATGCGTGAG ATCATACTTGAGGTTCCAAAAGTTAACTGGGAAGATGTTGGCGGTCAAAGGGAGGTCAAAACTCAGCTAATGGAAGCTGTTGAATGGCCTCAAAAACACCAGGATGCATTTAAGAGGATTGGTACTCGGCCTCCCACAGGGGTGTTGATGTTTGGACCTCCAGGTTGTAGCAAAACCCTCATGGCTCGTGCTGTGGCTTCTGAGGCTGGATTGAATTTTCTAGCGGTGAAGGGTCCAGAACTTTTCAGCAAATGGATTGGTGAGTCTGAGAAGGCAGTAAGATCCCTTTTTGCAAAGGCAAGGGCTAATGCTCCGTCAATCatattttttgatgaaattgatagcCTTGCTGTAACTCGTGGGAAGGATAATGATGGGGTTTCGGTTTCTGACAGGGTCATGAGTCAACTTCTTGTTGAGTTGGATG GTTTGCATCAAAGAGTTGATGTTACTGTTATTGCAGCCACTAATCGACCAGACAAGATTGACCCTGCCCTTCTAAGACCAG GACGTTTCGATCGACTGTTATATGTGGGACCACCAGATGAGAATGACCGTGAAGAGATATTTCGCATCCATTTGAGCAAAAGTCCTTGCAGCTCTGATGTTAGCTTAAAAGAACTTGCTCATCTCACGGAGGGCTGTACTGGTGCCGATATATCATTGATTTGCCGGGAGGCAGCTGTCATAGCTCTTGAG GAGAGCCTTGATGCTGAAGAATTAGCAGTGTGCCACATAAAAACTGCAATCAGACAAGCACGGCCATCGGAGATTCAGTTGTATCAAGAGCTATCAGCAAAGTTTGAAAGGCTTGTTCACTCCAGCTCTGTGGAAAAGAAACTAGGATCTCAACAGTGCTCAACTAGATTCACTGGGTTCACATTTTG A